Proteins from a single region of Oreochromis niloticus isolate F11D_XX linkage group LG7, O_niloticus_UMD_NMBU, whole genome shotgun sequence:
- the hsp90b1 gene encoding endoplasmin has translation MKRIWVIGLLFALLACAAVKADDELDVDGTVEEDLGKSRDGSRTDDEVVQREEEAIQLDGLNAAQIKELREKSEKHAFQAEVNRMMKLIINSLYKNKEIFLRELISNASDALDKIRLLSLTNEDAMAANEELTIKIKSDKEKNMLHITDTGIGMTKEELVKNLGTIAKSGTSEFLNKMTEMQEEGQSTSELIGQFGVGFYSAFLVADKVIVTSKHNNDTQHIWESDSNQFSVIEDPRGDTLGRGTTITLVLKEEASDYLELETIKNLVKKYSQFINFPIYVWASKTETVEEPIEEDAEAAEEPEKEASEDEAEVEEEEGEDKDKPKTKKVEKTVWDWELMNDIKPIWQRPAKEVEEDEYKAFYKTFSKDNDDPMAHIHFTAEGEVTFKSILFVPTSAPRGLFDEYGSKKNDYIKLFVRRVFITDDFNDMMPKYLNFIKGVVDSDDLPLNVSRETLQQHKLLKVIRKKLVRKTLDMIKKIAEEQYNDKFWKEFGTNIKLGVIEDHSNRTRLAKLLRFQTSNSETDLSSLEQYVERMKEKQDKIYFMAGTSRKEAESSPFVERLLKKGYEVIYLTEPVDEYCIQALPEFDGKRFQNVAKEGVKFDESEKAKEKREALEKEFEPLTTWLKDKALKDKIEKAVLSQRLTNSPCALVASQYGWSGNMERIMKAQAYQTGKDISTNYYASQKKTLELNPKHPLVKQLLNRVNADAEDQTASDLAVVLFETATLRSGYQLVDTKAYGDRIERMLRLSLNVPLDEQIEEEPEEEPEEPAEDDSEDKEETVDEDDDEETTKDKDEL, from the exons ATGAAACGAATCTGGGTGATAGGGCTTCTTTTCGCACTCTTAGCATGTG CTGCCGTAAAGGCAGATGATGAACTTGACGTTGACGGGACAGTCGAGGAGGACTTGGGTAAAAGCAGGGATGGCTCCAGAACAGACGATGAAGTGGTGCAGAG agaggaggaggcaATCCAGCTGGATGGTTTGAATGCAGCTCAGATTAAGGAACTCAGGGAAAAGTCTGAAAAACATGCCTTTCAGGCTGAAGTTAACCGTATGATGAAGCTGATCATCAACTCTCTCTACAAGAACAAGGAG ATCTTCCTTAGGGAGCTGATTTCCAATGCCTCGGATGCTCTGGATAAGATCCGCTTGTTGTCCCTGACCAATGAGGATGCAATGGCCGCAAATGAAGAGctgaccatcaaaataaag TCTGATAAGGAGAAGAACATGCTGCACATCACTGACACTGGTATTGGAATGACCAAGGAGGAGCTAGTAAAGAACTTGGGAACCATTGCCAAGTCAGGCACCAGCGAATTCCTTAACAAGATGACAGAGATGCAGGAAGAGGGACAGTCTACCTCAGAGCTGATCGGACAGTTTGGTGTCGGTTTCTACTCCGCCTTCCTTGTTGCTGACAAGGTCATTGTGACATCCAAGCACAACAATGACACACAGCACATCTGGGAGTCTGACTCAAATCAGTTCTCTGTCATTGAGGACCCCCGTGGGGACACACTGGGAAGAGGAACCACCATCAC ACTTGTCCTAAAGGAGGAGGCGTCAGACTACCTGGAGCTGGAGACCATCAAGAATCTTGTCAAGAAATACTCCCAGTTCATCAACTTCCCCATCTATGTGTGGGCCAGCAAG ACTGAGACGGTTGAAGAGCCCATTGAGGAAGATGCTGAGGCAGCAGAGGAACCAGAGAAAGAGGCTTCTGAAGATGAGGCTGAAgtagaggaagaagaaggagaggACAAAGACAAACCAAAGACAAAGAAG GTTGAGAAGACTGTGTGGGACTGGGAACTGATGAATGATATCAAGCCCATCTGGCAGAGGCCGGCTAAGGAGGTTGAGGAAGATGAGTACAAGGCTTTCTACAAGACCTTCTCAAAG gacaatgatgaCCCTATGGCTCACATCCACTTCACAGCTGAGGGTGAGGTCACCTTTAAGTCCATCCTGTTTGTGCCCACTTCAGCTCCCCGTGGGCTGTTTGACGAGTATGGCTCCAAGAAGAACGATTACATCAAG CTGTTTGTCAGGAGAGTTTTCATCACAGACGACTTCAATGACATGATGCCCAAGTACCTGAACTTCATCAAGGGAGTG GTTGACTCTGACGACCTTCCTCTGAATGTGTCCAGAGAAACTCTGCAGCAGCACAAACTGCTCAAG gTTATCCGCAAGAAGCTGGTCCGTAAGACTCTGGACATGATTAAGAAGATTGCAGAGGAACAGTACAACGACAAGTTCTGGAAGGAGTTTGGCACCAACATCAAGCTGGGTGTGATTGAGGATCACTCCAACAGGACCCGTCTTGCTAAGCTGCTGCGCTTCCAAACCTCCAACAGTGAAACAGACCTGTCCAGCCTGGAGCAGTATGTGGAGCGCATGAAGGAGAAGCAGGATAAGATCTATTTCATGGCTGGCACCAGCAGGAAAGAG GCTGAGTCCTCTCCCTTCGTTGAGAGGCTGCTGAAGAAGGGCTATGAGGTCATCTACCTGACAGAGCCTGTGGATGAGTACTGCATCCAGGCATTGCCAGAGTTTGATGGAAAACGCTTCCAGAACGTGGCCAAGGAAGGTGTCAAATTTGACGAGAGTGAAAAGGCCAAGGAGAAGAGGGAGGCCCTGGAGAAGGAGTTCGAACCTCTCACAACTTGGCTGAAGGACAAAGCTCTAAAGGATAAG ATTGAGAAGGCTGTTCTCTCTCAGAGGCTAACCAACTCACCCTGCGCCTTGGTTGCCAGTCAGTATGGCTGgtcaggaaacatggagaggaTCATGAAGGCACAGGCCTACCAGACAGGAAAGGACATTTCCACAAA TTACTATGCCAGCCAGAAGAAAACACTAGAACTCAACCCCAAACATCCTCTTGTCAAGCAGTTGCTTAACAGAGTCAAT GCCGATGCTGAGGACCAGACTGCATCAGATCTGGCTGTGGTTCTGTTTGAGACAGCCACACTGCGCTCAGGATACCAGCTCGTTGATACAAAAGCTTATGGAGACAGAATAGAGCGCATGCTCCGACTCAGCTTGAATGTACCACTAGATGAACAG ATTGAAGAAGAACCAGAGGAGGAGCCTGAGGAACCAGCAGAAGATGACTCTGAAGATAAAGAGGAGACTgtggatgaggatgatgatgaagaaacG ACAAAAGACAAGGATGAACTGTGA
- the prkar2b gene encoding cAMP-dependent protein kinase type II-beta regulatory subunit, producing the protein MSIEIPEGLTELLQSFTVEVLRNQPRDLLEFALQYFTQLKENETKEASFGNDQNSAPRLGKAVNFIDEAMQIDSENGEEDDDDDEEFIAPVINRFIRRASVCAEAFNPDEDDEDKEPRVTHPKTDEQRQRLQEACRDILLFKNLDPEEMSQVLDAMFEKFCTEGEHIIDQDDDGDNFYVIESGTFNIFVKVDGTEKLVGCYDNRGSFGELALMYNTPRAATIIATSPGALWCLDRLTFRRIIVKNNAKKRKLYEAFIETLPLLTSLEMSERMKVVDVLSTRVYSDLQQIIAQGDLADCFYIVESGQVRITMKRSRTKTDQEEEEVEIATCSRGQYFGELALVTNKPRAASAYAVGSVKCLVMDVQAFERLLGPCMDIMKRNIANYEEQLVTLFGSSPEIEQQTA; encoded by the exons ATGAGTATAGAAATTCCTGAAGGACTGACGGAGCTGTTACAGAGCTTTACCGTGGAAGTGTTGAGGAATCAGCCCAGGGACTTGCTCGAGTTTGCGCTACAGTATTTCACCCAGCTTAAGGAGAACGAGACCAAAGAGGCCTCATTTGGCAATGACCAAAATTCGGCCCCGAGACTTGGGAAAGCGGTCAATTTCATTGACGAAGCCATGCAGATCGATTCGGAAAACGGAGAGGAGGACGACGACGATGACGAGGAATTCATAG cCCCTGTGATAAACAGATTCATCCGAAGAGCATCAG TGTGTGCTGAAGCATTCAATCCTGACGAAGATGATGAGGATAAAGAGCCAAGG GTCACTCACCCCAAAACTGATGAGCAGAGACAGAGACTACAGGAAGCATGTAGGGACATTCTTCTGTTCAAGAATTTGGATCCT GAAGAGATGTCTCAGGTGCTGGATGCCATGTTCGAGAAGTTCTGCACGGAAGGGGAACATATCATTGATCAAGATGATGACGGGGACAACTTCTATGTTATCGAAAG TGGCACGTTTAACATTTTCGTGAAGGTTGATGGCACGGAAAAGTTGGTGGGCTGCTATGACAACCGAGGCAGCTTTGGAGAACTGGCGCTGATGTACAACACCCCCAGGGCAGCCACAATAATCGCCACTTCACCTGGAGCCCTTTGGTGCCTA GATCGTCTGACATTCAGGAGGATCATAGTGAAAAACAATGCCAAGAAGAGGAAGCTGTATGAGGCATTCATTGAAACGCTACCCCTGCTTACATCTTTAGAG ATGTCAGAGAGAATGAAGGTAGTTGACGTGCTATCCACCAGGGTGTACAGCGACTTGCAGCAGATCATTGCTCAG GGTGATTTAGCGGATTGCTTCTACATTGTTGAATCTGGCCAGGTTAGAATCACTATGAAGAGAAGTCGG ACAAAAACAGaccaagaagaagaggaggtggAAATTGCTACATGCTCCAGGGGCCAGTATTTTGGGGAGCTTGCTCTCGTCACAAACAAACCCAGAGCTGCATCTGCCTATGCTGTGGGGAGTGTCAAATGCTTGG TCATGGATGTTCAAGCCTTTGAGAGATTGCTAGGCCCATGCATGGACATCATGAAGAGAAACATTGCTAACTATGAGGAGCAGCTGGTGACCCTGTTTGGAAGTAGCCCTGAAATTGAGCAACAGACTGCATGA
- the hbp1 gene encoding HMG box-containing protein 1, with the protein MDESFDPLKCNEDLPSSPGCHMEYDDMPELQEVEEDQRSPRLFQVGAVSHQELSCSPSTNWLAELANIATSPQSPLLKDAPHKRSSPVHIFGNSNSLHSYARPPLASSAPNPSRGHLRERRRVRASSESESGVFSMSSSFSDDEDMAWSHSWPSTAWHCFLKGTRLRFHRGPNVEWQEADELGDSDDDSDDESMPPSSSSFKRYGSDGLKLVNHEETLSFGQAVLKLTFDPGSPDEGLLTAECRLDHPFFVKNKGWSSFYPSLTVVHHGIPCYEMQLGDVCLPPNHPDAINCDDSVVFDTFRSYDFTPLDSSAVYVLSSMARQRRASLSSGGAVSPDCDKLERSSSPHSSSSKSNRSHNSGIASGATPTKCKRPMNAFMLFAKKYRVEYTQMYPGKDNRAISVILGDKWKKMKSEERRMYTMEAKALAEEQKRLNPDCWKRKRTNSGSQQT; encoded by the exons ATGGACGAGTCATTCGATCCGCTCAAGTGTAATGAGGACCTGCCTTCCTCACCTGGGTGCCACATGGAGTATG ACGACATGCCAGAGCtgcaggaggtggaggaggaccAGAGGTCTCCGAGGTTATTTCAAGTTGGAGCAGTGTCTCACCAGGAGCTCAGTTGTTCTCCTAGCACCAACTGGCTTGCTGAGTTGGCCAACATAGCCACCAGTCCTCAGAGCCCTCTACTGAAGGACGCCCCACACAAAAG ATCATCTCCAGTTCACATCTTTGGCAACAGCAATAGTTTACATTCCTATGCCCGGCCCCCGTTAGCCAGTAGTGCACCCAACCCGTCCAGAGGCCACCTGAGGGAGCGCAGGCGTGTCAGG GCTAGCAGTGAATCAGAGTCTGGGGTTTTCTCAATGTCATCATCGTTTTCTGATGATGAAGACATGgcatggtctcactcttggcccTCCACGGCCTGGCATTGTTTCCTAAAAG GGACTCGTCTGCGCTTCCATCGAGGTCCAAATGTGGAGTGGCAGGAAGCCGATGAACTCGGGGATTCGGATGATGACTCAGATGATGAAAGCATGCCACCATCCTCATCCTCTTTCAAG AGATATGGCTCCGATGGGCTTAAACTGGTGAACCACGAAGAGACATTATCCTTTGGGCAGGCAGTTCTgaaactgacctttgacccgGGCTCACCAGATGAAGGCCTGCTAACAGCTGAATGCCGATTGGATCACCCCTTTTTTGTCAAAAACAAAG GGTGGTCTTCCTTTTATCCAAGCCTTACTGTGGTGCACCATGGAATCCCTTGCTATGAGATGCAGCTGGGTGATGTGTGCCTGCCGCCAAACCACCCAGATGCCATTAACTGTGATGACTCAGTCGTCTTTGACACTTTCAGAAG CTATGACTTTACCCCACTAGATTCCTCAGCTGTGTATGTCCTGAGCAGCATGGCTCGTCAACGGAGGGCCTCCTTGTCCAGTGGGGGTGCTGTCAGTCCAGACTGTGATAAACTCGAGCGCTCCAGCTCCCCTCACTCCTCCAGTAGCAAATCAAACAGGAGCCACAACTCAGGGATAGCCAGTGGTGCCACACCTACGAAATGCAAGCGGCCAATGAATGCCTTCATGCTCTTTGCCAAGAAGTACAGGGTGGAGTACACACAGATGTATCCTGGGAAGGACAACAG AGCCATTAGTGTCATTCTGGGCgacaagtggaagaagatgaagagtgaggagaggaggatgtACACCATGGAGGCCAAGGCCCTGGCCGAAGAGCAGAAAAGGCTCAATCCAGACTGTTGGAAACGTAAAAGAACCAACTCG GGTTCCCAGCAGACCTAG